Below is a window of Solanum stenotomum isolate F172 chromosome 7, ASM1918654v1, whole genome shotgun sequence DNA.
tctttgaaatttaaaattatatatttgaacatgcattctaaaagaaaaataaggaaaaagtgtcaaaatataaTCTGGTCAAATTTcatatcataattaaataaatatttttaaaatctagaTTAGAATATCAATGcagtttattttgaaaaaaaaattagttaaataaattgcagaaatttgaaatttgaaatacattttatttaagaaaaaattgaatttaaaaaattgaattttgtgagaaaaagtttcaaaatataatctggtcaaattttataattaaataaaaaaaatttaaaaaaaaaattgatgatgtTTATCTTGAAAATAAATAGGGAAAAAGAAAGATATGTGGAAAGAGgtagaaagaaagagaagagcGCAGGGAAAGGCAGAAAGAGTGGATGCTGACGAGTCCATCATAAGACTCTTCCGCGTAGCTGCCAGCTGTCTGGCCACGGATTCCCCTGATATGGACCCCACTTACATACACACACACTTATTAGATGACATAACCTACTTCTTTCTACCCCAAATATCTATTCTTACGCTATActcctctctctctccctctctgtATCTGTATGTAGAGAGAGAAACTAAGAGTTGTGTGTTGTGGCGATGAAATTGGAAGAGAGAAACTAGTGTTTACATTCTGAAATGTTGTTTTGTTTGTAACGGATCCATCCATCTCTTTCACAGATTTGATTTTTGTTATTTCAATGGCGAAGACTGGTGTTGTTGATGGAGATCCACTTACGGTTAAAGAGATGGAGTTGAAAAGGGAGTTGCAGAGATTAGTTAAGGCCATTTTGTCTCAAGAGGAGATTAATGTTGATGCTATTGATAAAACCCAGCAAATCCTTCTTGCTTTGAAGGAATTAAAGCTTAAACGACGTTCATCTTCTTTCGATCTTCCTTTTCCTGAGGAATTTCGATGTCCGCTTTCTAAACAACTTATGAGAGATCCTGTCATGCTTGCCTCCGGTCAGGTTAGTACATTCATCACcacaattttaatatatgattttttaaaaaaaaaaattgttcggtgtgtttgattgattgatttttgGAGGTTTGTGGAATTGTGGTGGGTTTGGTAGATTGAACTTGGAAGGGGTGATTCCTTTCAATTTTTCCATCATTGTAATGAATTGGAGGTGGGGGTTGTACATGGGTTACTGTTAATTACATGATATCTGCTTAATTAGTGTTGTTGTGAGTGTCAATTATAAGGTACAGCAGTGTGTATTAATCTTTCTTTTTGATTTATCGTTACAATGCTCCCTTAATTCAGTTCTCATAGAGCACATGTAAATCCTGTTAAGTGGTTTTGTAATTTTCAAGATTCATATACTGTTTTCTGTGTTTTAGTTAGTTGTTGTGAGTTAGTTTTGAGACACATTTGGCTGATATATTGTTGATATTTTTGCAGACTTATGATAGACCCTTCATTCAGAAATGGTTAAAAGCTGGGAATAGGACGTGCCCTCAAACACAACAAGTACTTTCACATACAATTCTTACACCTAATCACTTGATTCGGGATATGATATCGCAATGGTGTAAAAATAATGGGATTCAAATGCCAGACTCTGTTCAGTTTTTGAATGATGAAGGGTTGACTGAAGCTGACCGTGATTTGTTCTTGTCGTTGCTTGAGAAGATGTCTTCAACCTTATCTGATCAAAAGGTTGCTGCAAGAGAATTACGTTTGTTAACAAAGAAAATGCCTTCCTTTCGGTCACTATTTGGAGAATCTGCTGATGCAATTCCTCAACTTGTTCGTCCCCTATCTCAAAGCAACAGCAATGTTAATCCAAATCTCCAGGAAGACATAATCACAACACTTTTGAATCTTTCCATCCATGACAACAATAAGAAGCTTGTCGCGGAGACTCCAAAGGTTATTCCACTTCTTGTGGATGCATTAAGATCAGGAACAATTGAAACAAGGAGCAATGCAGCAGCTGCACTTTTTACATTATCTGCGCTTGATTCTAATAAAGAGCTTATAGGAAAATCTGGTGCCCTGAAACCACTGGTTGAACTTCTAGATGAAGGGAACCCAGTCGCAATGAAGGATGTTGCTTCAGCTCTTTTTAGTCTATGCATTATTCAGGACAATAAGGCGAGAGCGGTTAGAGATGGTGCTGTGAGGGCTATACTGAAAAAGATTATGAGTAACGTGCACGTCGATGAGTTACTAGCCATACTAGCTATGCTATCAAATAATCAAAAGGCAGTTGAGGAGATGGGAGACCTTGGGGCGGTTACATGTCTGCTTAATATAATAAGGGAGACCTCGTGTGCTCGCAGCAAGGAGAATTGTATTGCAGTCCTTTATACAATCTGTTACAGTGATCGAACCAAGTGGAAGACATTAAGGGATGAGGAGAAAACGTATGGGACAATCTCTCAACTTGCTCAAAATGGTACAGCAAGAGCCAAGAGAAAGGCTAATGGTATTCTTGACAGACTGAACAGGGCTATCAATCTTACTCATACTGCATAAAAAAAGCCAGCAGTTTGAAGAACAAAATGTGTAAATTCTGGTTCCATCTTTGCCCTCTTTCCTTTCATAAAAAGTATTTGAGGCATGTTGTGGTTCGTTTGCAACCTTACATTTTGTACATTCTATCTGAG
It encodes the following:
- the LOC125870566 gene encoding U-box domain-containing protein 9, encoding MAKTGVVDGDPLTVKEMELKRELQRLVKAILSQEEINVDAIDKTQQILLALKELKLKRRSSSFDLPFPEEFRCPLSKQLMRDPVMLASGQTYDRPFIQKWLKAGNRTCPQTQQVLSHTILTPNHLIRDMISQWCKNNGIQMPDSVQFLNDEGLTEADRDLFLSLLEKMSSTLSDQKVAARELRLLTKKMPSFRSLFGESADAIPQLVRPLSQSNSNVNPNLQEDIITTLLNLSIHDNNKKLVAETPKVIPLLVDALRSGTIETRSNAAAALFTLSALDSNKELIGKSGALKPLVELLDEGNPVAMKDVASALFSLCIIQDNKARAVRDGAVRAILKKIMSNVHVDELLAILAMLSNNQKAVEEMGDLGAVTCLLNIIRETSCARSKENCIAVLYTICYSDRTKWKTLRDEEKTYGTISQLAQNGTARAKRKANGILDRLNRAINLTHTA